The window GTGGCCATCAGTCTTTCGCGTCTTGTCATTTTCCTCTCATCGAACGCCGATTTAAAACTCCATCACCCTGGCCAGCCTGTAAAAATCGCTGTCCCTTTCGATGAATTTGAGTCTGGTCAGTCCTGTCTTCTGATCAATAAGCTCCTTAAAGGGCACATATTTCAGAGAAAGCTGCTCGCCGAGGCTTATCATTACTCCGTTCAAGCCTTCTTCCGCAATCGCCCGGCATGCCCCGGCCCCGAGCTGGCTTGCCATGATGACATCATAGCCGTTGGGCGCTGTGCACCTTGCTTCATAGCCGATCTGTTTCGGTATGAATTTCACCTTTTCTCCTGTTCTTTTTTTATGGACTTCAGTAAGTCTATCGCAAAGCATCTTGCCTATTTCCAGGTTGGTGAGCACGGCATTGCCGTGATTGTCTATTTCCTTAAGGCGTATCTCATCGGGAAGCTTATCGGCAATCCCTTCGGCTACACAGACGACACCAAAATCAAGGCCTGCTTTTTTTCTTGCCTCGACGAGCATGGAAATATCCGTGGCAAGTCTGTCAATATCAAGGACATCCTCGTCAATATCTTCCACCGAGATCATTTTAGGTGCCTCCGCCATCATGGCAGCGGCATATGTAAGCCATCCAGCCTTTCTGCCCATGATCTCGGCGATGAACCAGCTCCCGGATGTGAAGCTGTCGGCCATCAGGTTTCTGATATTGAGGGCTGCATGCTCGGCGGCGGAGAAAAAGCCGAAGGTCCAGTCAATGCCCTGATAGTCATTATCTATTGTTTTCGGAACATGTACCACCTTAACCGGCCTCAATCCCTTGACCTCTTTCTGCAAACTGTAGAGATAATTCGCAGTCTTCAAGGTGTCATCACCGCCAATGGAAACCAAACCGTCAATCTTCATGTCTTCAAAGGCATTAAAGATATTTACTAGCTTTGCATTCTTGACCGGGTCCTTCAGATCAGACCATTTTTTTATGGCACTTCCCGGATTTGCACGGGAATTATGTATGATTACCCCCTGTGAATTTCTGAGACCACGGATCAAATCAAAATCAATTTCGATATAATGCCGGTCCTTGATCAGGCCCTTATCCCTGCTGTAGTTTTCAAGAAACTTGTACCCGTAGAGAAAACCCGTGACTTTTATTCCTTTTTTAAGGCATGCCGCAGCAACCGCTGATATAACCGTGTTTGCCGCAGGGGCGGGACCGCCTGAAAACACAATGCCGATATGTTTCACGTTTGTTTCCTGTCTGGCCTTTTTTGTCATCTCGCTTACCTCTCTGCTATTACAATATCCGGCCTATA of the Desulfomonilia bacterium genome contains:
- a CDS encoding 6-phosphofructokinase, which gives rise to MTKKARQETNVKHIGIVFSGGPAPAANTVISAVAAACLKKGIKVTGFLYGYKFLENYSRDKGLIKDRHYIEIDFDLIRGLRNSQGVIIHNSRANPGSAIKKWSDLKDPVKNAKLVNIFNAFEDMKIDGLVSIGGDDTLKTANYLYSLQKEVKGLRPVKVVHVPKTIDNDYQGIDWTFGFFSAAEHAALNIRNLMADSFTSGSWFIAEIMGRKAGWLTYAAAMMAEAPKMISVEDIDEDVLDIDRLATDISMLVEARKKAGLDFGVVCVAEGIADKLPDEIRLKEIDNHGNAVLTNLEIGKMLCDRLTEVHKKRTGEKVKFIPKQIGYEARCTAPNGYDVIMASQLGAGACRAIAEEGLNGVMISLGEQLSLKYVPFKELIDQKTGLTRLKFIERDSDFYRLARVMEF